The genomic DNA TATCACTATCTGAAATTAGGATTCTAGTAGGAAATATTCTTCAGCAACAGTCAGAAAGTAAGCCATCATCTCATAACCAAGAGCAAAAAGAAAAAGCTGACAAAATATACAAAGCACTTAGAAAAAGTAAAATTTGGAATGATGAGAAAAAGCTAAAAAAAATTAATAAGCTTTTTGCTCAAATTGAAGCACTTCTAGAAGAAGAGAAGAAAAATGATCCTTCTTTACAGCAAGGTAGTCTAGTCTCGGACAACTCTCTGTAAGTAATGGATGGCTAGAAGTCAACTCATCTCTTTCACCGCCGCGATCGCTTCTTTCCCTCGAATGCTGACAACAGTTCACCATCATTTATAGTTCCCCAAAAACCACCATGTACGCAAGCGGTGTGAATTCCTTTATGGCAGAATTCACAGGTAGCATCGGAAAACGCAAAGGGAGCGAGGACGCGATCGCACGAGAGTCTAAACAACCGCACTATTCTTACCAAGGCTGCGTGGTTGGGCCAATCGTAAATTCATTCACGTTTGTGTCTTCTGGCTGGTCAATTACAAACGCCACAACATTGGCGACTCGATCTGGTGAGATGCCATATTGCTCATACAACTGTGTCATTTTTTCAACCACATCTTGGTCGGTAATCCGATCTAACAACTCAGTGTTAATTGCAGCAGGATAAATTGTCGCAGTACGAATGTTAGTCCCCTCTTGAGCAGACTCCATGCGTAAAACTTCCATGAAATCGCGCACGAACCATTTCGTCCCACCATACACCGCACCACCTGGATAAGCTTTTAATCCAGCAACCGATGAAGTTGCGATCACATGCCCAGACTTTTGGCTAATAAACGTTGGCAACACAGCAGCGATACCATTTAGTACACCCTTGATATTGACATCAACTGTTTGATTCCATTCATCAGTTTTCAATGCAGAAAGTGGAGAATTTGGCATTATGCCAGCATTCAAGAAAATAACATCAACGCCTCCAAATGTTTCCTTGGCAAGCTTGACGATCGCAGCGTTATCAGATGAGTTAACCACATCCATCACCTGATAGACGGCTTGTCCGCCAGCTTTTTGAATTTCATCAACCAGTGGTCTCAATTGCTGCTCGCGTCGTGCACCTAATACGACTTTAGCGCCTTTACTTGCAAGCAATTTCGCACTTGCTTCACCAATCCCTGATGATGCGCCGGTAATAATCACAACTTTGTCTTTAATCATCTTATTCCTCGTTTTGTTAAGTAACTCAACAGACTGTTCAACAGTAGGAAGCACACGGAACTGCCTTTTCAATGGCGCTCCATTCTACCAGGCGTAGGCTTTAGGTGCCTCGCCACCGGGGCCGGGCCAGATCTCGTCGAGCCGCCGGAGTGTCTCGTCCGAAAGGGATATTTCTAAGACCCGCAGACTCCCAGTTATTTGCTCCACGGTGCGTGGCCCGATGATCGGAGCCGTGACGGCAGGATTGTGCAACAGCCAGGCCAGTGCGACATCCGCAGGGCTTTCACCAAGCTCCTGACATAGTGCTTCATAAGACTTTAGCTGCTCAAGATGCTGCTTAATCTGCTGCTGCATTCGCGAGTCGGCTCTGCGACCCTCGACGGCATTCAACACCCCGCCCAGTAGCCCACCACCGAGAGGACTCCAGGGAATGACACCCAGACCATAGTGCCGACAGGCAGGGATCACCTCCAGTTCAATCGTGCGGGCGTTCAGGTTATAGAGACTCTGCTCGGACACCAAGCCCATGAAGTGGCGACCCTTGGCGGCGCATTGTGCAGTAGCGATATCCCAGCCAGCGAAGTTGCTGCTGCCGACGTAGATCACCTTGCCTTGCTGTACCAGAAGTTCCATTGCCTGCCAAATCTCCTCCCAAGGTGTGTGTCGATCAATGTGGTGCATCTGGTAGAGGTCGATGTGATCGGTCTGCAAGCGACGCAGGCTGTCCTCGCAGGCTTTTCGGATGTGGTACGCCGAAAGGTGGCGATCGTTTGACCCGGTACCCATCGGCTGGTACACCTTGGTTGCCAGGACAATCCGCTCACGCCGCCCGCTTTGGGCCAGCCACCGCCCAATGATCTCCTCGGAGATGCCGTAGCCCTGCTCCATGTCCGGGGACTGCGGGCCACCGTACACATCCGCGGTGTCGATGAAGTTGATTCCGGTCTCCAGAGCCTCGTCCATGATCTCGAAGCTGGTGGACTCGTCCGTTACCATGCCGAAATTCATGGTACCCAGAGCGAGCCGACTGACCAGCAGCCCGGTGCGCCCGATATGCTTGTACTGCATTTTGATCCTCCTCTTCTAAATCTTGTTGCTAGTTGCTCGCTTACCAACTGAGGTGCTGATTGAAAAAGGATGCAAGCTTGTCCCACGGGATCAGGTTCACCCGATCGTACAAATCGACATGTCCCGCATTCGGCACGATGTGGAGTTCCTTTGGCTCGGCTGCGCGTTTGTAGGCATCTTCGCTGAACTCCCTCGAATGTGCGTTGTCCCCCGTGATGAACAGCATCGGACGAGGCGAAATCGTCTCAATGTCGTTGAACGGGTAGAAGTTCATGAATTTGACGTTGCTGGTAAGCGTCGGGTGTGTTGTCACTTTCGGCGACGAACCTTTGGGGGTGTACTCGCCTCTGGGAGTGCGGTAGAAATCGTAAAATTCACGCTCAATAGCGGTGGAGTTCTCGTTCAGTTCATGCACAGTTCCGCTTGTATATTTGATCTCGCCGCCCGTGAACTCCGCATAGCGTTGTTCAGCCGCCTCTGCGATGACTTTTTTTCTCTGTTCGAGGGTCGTAGAATGCCTCAGCCCGTTACGGTTGGCTGCACCCATATCGTACATACTGACTGTCGCAATGGCCTTCAGGCGCGGGTCGATCTTGGCGGCGCTGATGACGAAGCTACCGCTACCGCAAATCCCAAGAACGCCAATCCGGTTCCTGTCAACGAATGACTGGGTACTCAGAAAATCGACCGCCGCACTGAAATCCTCGGCATAAATATCTGGCGAAACAACGTTGCGGGGCTGCCCCTCACTCTCGCCCTAGAAGGATAAATCGAGGGACAAAGTGACAAATCCCTGGTCAGCCAGTTTTTGGGCATACAGATTTGCGCTTTGTTCTTTGACTGCGCCCATTGGATGTCCGACAATGATTGCCGGATTCTTAGCGTTCTGATTCAAGGTTTTGGGAATGAAGAGATTCCCCGCAACCTTCATGTTGTATTGGTTTTTGAACGTAATCTTTTGCATAGTTACTTTATCGCTCTTATAGAAGTTGTCCGCCCCCTTGACCACAGCAGACTGTTGTACGGGTGCTTGGGATCTCTGACGCGAGATCTGTGTTTTGTCGAGCGCGAATGCTGCCGTTGTGCAGATTGCACTAATCAAGAGGGTTGGTATTAAAACGCTGTGTTTCATTCAGTTGTCCATAGGTGTGGGTTTATCTAGCGGGTTCGCTTCGGTTCGATAGTCGTCGTCAGCAGTTTCATTTCCGTACCCTCTTTATTGCGATTGAAGCTCGATTGTCACTTTTACAGAACCAGGCACATTAAAAGCATCGATGGCACCATCTATTTTTCCGAGGATAACGAGTCCGTTGGAGTATCCAAAATCTCTATAAAACATCGCCAAATTCCCCCAGGGAGCGTAATAAGCAATATCTCCAACAGCCGGATCACTGCCTGGGGGTGCATCTTCTGTAGATAATTTTTTTGACAGATAACTGATTTTTTCATTTCTCGCGTAATCTTCTAACGTCAGCGTTAATGGCAACAGGGAAATAAAATCCTGAGTGGTTTTGCTGTCGATCAAAGTGGCTGTAACGACTTCGTTTCCGGCCTTGATGTTTATCTTCATTCTGTTTGCCTGCTCAGTTGATATTTCATTTGGTATCTTTGACGGGGGGCTAATGGTCATACTGTTATCGGCACGGCAGGCTGAGTAACTCAGGGACATCAACAGGGCGAGAACCAAAATCAGCATTCTTTTCTGGCAATTTTTCCCCTTGGTGGGAAACCCTCTCCAAAGCATTAAGCTCTTCCTCTATACTGCTCATCGCTGACCTGTTCCATCCAGTCCACAGCCCTACCGTCGAGCTGTTCCTGAATGACAATATGAGTCATGGTTGTGGTGGCTGTAGCTCCGTGTCAGTGTTTCACTCCGGGTGGAATCCAGATGACATCACCAGGTCTAATCTCCTGAATTTGACCGCCCCATTGCTGAACCCAGCCAACTCCAACCGTCACATAAGGGTTTGCCCCAAGGGATGGGTGTGCCATGCGGTTCGGGCACCTGGCCCGAAGGTGACACTTGCGCCAGATGCGCGTGACGGCTCGTGCACCGGAAAAAGAGGATTGATGCGGACAGAACCCGTGAAATAGTCGGCAGATCCTTCAGTGGAAGGCTGCGAACCGTTCCGCGTGATCTCCACTTTCTGTAAGCGATCGCCAGATGAGACTTGTGTATGCCCTGCCTGCGCAAACCCCAAAGCCAATAAGGAAAATGCCATAACAGGCATCGTGAGACGTTTCATTTCTGTTCCTCCATGTTTGTGCTTAGTCATGCAAAGCTTTCCTACAGTGAGTGATGCCTACTGTGGATTGGGATGATGCTTCTTGTGCAATTCTGAGAAGCGATTGACCAAACAAACCTGAGTTTTCTCTTGGATAAAAGTCCAGACGCTTACCAGAAGCCGGAATCACTTTTCATTGCTTTAACTTCATTCTATGAATCCTGAAAGGCAAGCAATAGAACGATCGTCTAAGATCGTTGTACAATCCTGCACGCCTTACACTCGTTTCAGATCAAGTCACGCTAGATTCTTATACAGGGCTGGTACTACCAAACCCTTGCCGAAGCTTGATGTATCCAAAAGTTTGTTTAAATCGGTATTAGAAATGAACGTTGCAAGAACGAGTGAAAAGTCCGGTAGAGCCTTGATGAATGACCTTCAGACTCTTCGCGAGGCAGACCGAGCGCAAGCCAACCGAGAGGAACTAACGGAGCGAATTGCTCAAGCGATTCGTCAAGATGGAGCGATCGAGCCACTGAAAGGATTGCACTTCAACCGTTCCTCTTCCCCTTCGGAATGCTTTCATAATGTCTCTATTCCTGCCTTTTGTGTGATTGCTCAAGGCAGCAAAGAAGTCCTTCTAGGCAGCGATCGCTATCAGTACGACCCAATGCATTATTTGCTGGGGACGGTCGAACTGCCGATTGCCAGCCGAATTCTAGAAGCAACCCAGGAAAAACCGTACCTGGGTCTTCGTCTCGATCTCGACCCTACCCTGGTTGGTTCAGTCATGGTTGAGGCAGGCTATCCTTCAGCCCAAAGGGGTGCTAGTGTCAAAGCGATCAATGTTAGTCCATTGAATGCAGACCTGTTGGATGCTGTGGTGCGGCTTGTCAGACTGCTCGATTCCCCGGCTGAAGCGCATGTGCTTGCACCCCTGATCAAGCAGGAGATTATCTACCGACTCCTGATGGGAGAGCAAGGTGCTCGGCTGCGTCAGATTGCTGTTTTGGGTGGCTACACGCACTACATCGCCAGAGCCGTCGATCGACTGCGGAAAGACTTCAACCAGCCGATCAAGATTGAAGACATCGCCCGAGAGTTAGGTATGAGTGTGTCAGGCTTTCACCACCACTTCAAATCGGTCACGGCAATGAGTCCCTTGCAGTTCCAGAAACAACTGCGACTTCAGGAGGCTCGCCGTCTGATGCTGGGGGAAAACCTTGACGCTACCAGTGCTGCCTACCGGGTGGGGTATGACGATGCTTCGCACTTCAACCGGGAGTACAAGCGGCTGTTTGGCGCACCACCGATGCGCGATGTGGAGCGGTTGCGAGAAGCTGTGAGTGAAACTGCTAGTTCAATACAATCTCCTCAAGACACCCGGCATCTTGCCAGAAATCACTAAAATATTGTGGAGATAACTCTGTGTAGCACACTGTATGCTGAGTGTTCTTGTGTCTTAGATAGTGCTGAATCAATCGTGTATCGTGCCCATTATTGATGAGCTTGTATCCGCAACCTGTTGTCACTACAACCCCATGTTTCATTATCTCTGCTCAAATCAACTTGCGAGTATCGGCTTATTATCTACGAACAGTATGTGACAGTATGTGTAAGCCATCCAGTTCATATTATTACCCAGAATTTGAAACTTCTATTGACCTCAGTGCATGAATCGTTAGCTTTCCTGAAGTAAATCACCCTTCGTCTTTACCTGAGAAACGGTCAACTTTATATTTCATACACTAACTAAAGTATCTTCCTTAATCCAGACATACTTTCGGTGGGTTAACTCTGCGGGTTAACAGGCTTGCTACTCTATCTCTATTGGAAAATTTTTGAAAACAGGATAGTAGCCGAGGCGTTAGCATTCATTTCCAATTTAAGATTGTTATTTTTTACACGGACTTACGTCCAAATAAAGAAGAGAAAGCACTATAGCTAACGCTCAATTCTTTAAGAAGTAACTCTCACATAGGAGATAAAAATTATGGCTACTAAAACCAAAAAAGTTAGTTTAATTGATGACAACGCAATGGGTATTTACAAAATTGCTGACTACAACGAGCGTAAGTTTAAAGCAGTCTACTACGGGCTACAAGAAACCTGGGGTAAAACTATCCAAGCACAGTCACAGACTAACTGGAATAAAACACAATGGGATGCTTTTAAAGCTCGATTTATTGCTACGTTCGGCTCAGTGGAAAACCTCAAATACAGTGTACAACAAATGGTTGACTATTCCATTAAGCACTTCAACAAAGACTTAGAAGAACTACTCGAAGTCAACAAACGTACTTGGCTACAACGCGAACGTTTATTAGCAAAATAATCACAAATCATCTGATTTTACAGAAAATCTCGCTCATACAGAGTGGGATTTATTTTTTTGACTAATGCTGACGCAGCTAAAAGCGAAACACTCATCAAGAAAACAACTATGGCTGCTAATAAATCTACTAAAGCTCAAGCTGCTACAGTCGATGATTCAACAATGGAGCAATTCAAGATTGAATCATTCGACGTGCGTAAATACAACACAATTTTCTATTCAATTCGTGACCTTTACGGACGCGAATCACAACGGCAACTGGGGTCTGACAATTTCGATTGGAAAGCTTTTAAGCTTCAGTTTGAAATTTGTTTTGGTCGTCCTGAAGATTGTCGTTACACCACAGAACAATTATTGAATTTCGCCAAATACAAATTCAACATGAGTTTGGAAGACTTGTTAGCTTATAACCGTAAATCATGGGAACTCCGCAAAAGACGAGAACAACAATATGCAGACATGGAGCAAATTAACTCTGTAATTCAGCACATTCCAGAAATTAACAATTCTCACGTTGATTGCTCCCAAATGCTAGAGCAACAGCCATACTAAAATCTCAAAGAATCAGTTAGAAAGTACTGTTTTATGCAGCACTTCACTCTAGCTGATTCTTTTTTTAGTACATTGATTTTTGTCTGAACCTGTCAAACATTCTCGTTTACAGCAATAAAGGTACTAGGCCGCTCACAAGGCGTAAAGTTATACTTACGTTTGACTTCTTCACCTGCATTATTTGTATTACCTTCAACAGATTTATTTATCGGTACAACTTCAGAGCGTATATAACCAGTTAACTTATCAAACTGAATAATCATGTGCTGGTGGAAAGCCCAAACATCCGCCATCCTATTGCCCATACCAGAAGATATTTCATCAGGTATAAAAATATTAGCGTGCCAGGATACTTTCATCCCCTCTTTCTGGAAGTAAGCATCTATTTCAGGACGAATGTAGTCCGCAGTTCCTCCGCAAAATACCAGTTCTTCAATATCCTCATCCATCTTCGAGCGCAACCACCTAGCGATCGCACGCCAATATTCGTCTCTGGCAAGTAATAAAGCTTTGGACATCGACTCTCCATCAAGTTGAATCTCATCAACTTTGCGCTTGCGCGAGAGTTTTTGCATCACCTGGGGGTCACAACTGGCTCCAGCTTCTATCAGTACCTCAATAATATTGGAATTATCAGGGCTTAGTCCCGATGTTTTGGAAATCAAATTATTTACTAACCAAGACATACCAAAATTGCTAGTTATTCCTGCGCCAATCGAACCACTCCGAAAGGTGAAAATACTCGCGTTGCGATAACCAAGCATTACGTACATCGAAACAGGTACACGATCGCCAAGCGTTCGCCTACGGTGGAAAAATATCCCGCTACCTTCAGACGCTGCATCATAGCGAAGCATTTTCACCCGCATTTTACCTGCCGGTGTCTCAAACCCTCGAAACACATCCTTCAACCGAATTTGTAACTGTTCCTTGTCTTGTACCTCACCCGGCGGCAGCAAGACACTCAAGTAAGCTGCAACATCATTACCCAGGTTCAACTTCTCCTTAGCCAGCCAAAATGCTCCGCAAATTTTGGGAATTGCTAGTTCATACTTTAACTCCCTCAGTTGCGATATACCCCCAAACCGACGACGAGCAAGTTCTCCCAAGGCGAAATACTCATCGCCTATCCCTACCCAAGCACGAGATTCAGGACTACCTTCAGGTTGGACGCTTTCAACTGAGGCTTTAGCAACATCCGCTATTTCTGAGTCTAAAAGTAAAACAACAGGCTTTCCTTCTGGATACTCCTGAACGATAGCCTTAGTTTTACTTGCACCCATGTCAATCGTAATTACTATCTTTTTTACGTCTATTTTCTCCTTAATTTTAGGCATATATATTGATGTTTTATTAACTTTTACTATTGTTATTAATTTAACTGAAATAGGAATAATGCTATAGTGCAAAACACTTTCTTTACAGGGATTAACAATTTTTTTACATACAAAGTAAGTAGAGAAAAAACCATTACGATCATTTTCTTCTATAACGCTAATACCAAACCAAAACTGTAGATTCTAAGTGAATTAATGTATTAAAAATTTCTTCAACACACGCTGGTGAAATTACCTCCTGTATTATGAACAAATTACCCCAATTACACCCTAATTCTGTATCAACTAAAAGTTGAATTAGAAAATAAATTAGTCTTTGGCTTGTTAAATAAACAATGTAATTGTGATTATTGCACCCAGTATTACCTCAATCATCCCCACACTTACCGGGGCGTGAGTATCAATGGAACAGAAAACCGGGATAAGAAAATTGAGTTGAAAAACTAGAAAAAACCGTCGCCATGTATATACATAGGTGAAAGGATTGAAAATGCGTCACTATTCTCGCCTGCCATGTATATACATGATAGTTTTGTTACATAACTTAAGAACAGGAAACCGGGATAAGCCCTCAACCCTACAACAAATCATCAAATTCTTCACGAGCATTAGGGTCACGCAAGGGACGCAGTTCTCCTTTCAAAATGGGTTCTGCCAACAAGAAATAATAACAACCCAGCATATTAATATGTTTGCGTCCCAACGGAGAGAGTCGGGCAATGTCTTCTCTATTTGTTGCCTGACCAAGAGAACTTAACTCATTGACTGCGGCATCCATATAGTAAGTATTCCACAGCACAATCACATTCACAACTAAACCCAACGCCCCCAATTGGTCTTCTTGACCCTCACGGTATCTTTGGTGGATTTCACCCCTTTGACCATGAAAAACCTTTCGGGATAAACTGTGACGACTTTCACCACGGTTGATTTGAGTCAAAATGCGACGGCGGTATGTCTCATCATCAATGTAGGATAGCAGATATAAAGTTTTGATAATCCGACCCAATTCACCAATAGCTTTGGCCAAAGTAGAAGGTTGATTACCCCGTTGCAAGGAACGCATTAAGTCAGTTGCGTTAACCACTCCCAACTTCAGAGAACCAGCCACCCGCAACATATCATCCCAATTATTCGCAATCAGGTCAGTATTAATCTTGTTTTTCGTCAATCCATCCAGCGCACCATAGTGAGCAGAATTGTCGATGCGCCAAAACCGGGACTCACCAATATCTGCAATTCTCGGACTGAACCGATAGCCAAGAAGCCAAAACAAACCAAATACAACATCGCTATAACCCGCAGTATCAGTCATGATTTCCAAAGGCTGGAGAGGAGTCAATTGCTCTAACAAACCCGACAATAAAAACAGCGAATCACGCAAAGTACCAGGAATGACAATCCCGTGGAAGCCAGTGAACTGGTCGCTAGTAAAGTTGTAATAAGTAATACCCTTACCTACACCAAAATACTTGCTATTGGGTGCAGCATTAATAGGAGATCGAAAAATTTCAGGTTCTCACGCAATTTTGATACTGGTGGCGAAATATTGCTTAACAAATAAGTTGGCTCCATCAAGAGTTATTTAGGATCTAAAAGACGATCGCAAGAGGTATCGTTCGATGTCACTGCATCCACAACCGGGCTATACTGTACCAGCAGAAACCGCTAAAGTTGCCAAAGCTATTTTTCCGAAGAGTAACCTCTGCATCACGATGGCAGATCGCCTTAGCTGCTTCCTCAGTGACCAAGATTTTAGTACATTGTTTTCTAATCAAGGGCAACCTGGAACGTCTCCGCTGCGATTAGCTCTGGTAACAATCTTGCAGTACATCGAGGGACTCACAGATCGTCAAGCCGCTGATGCCGTCCGAAGCCGAATTGATTGGAAGTATCTCCTGTGTTTAGAGCTAACAGATAAGGGGTTTGATCACACTGTTTTGAGCGAATTTCGCACTCGCTTGATCGCTCAACAAGCTGAAAGTTTAGTGTTTGATCGACTCCTTAGCTGGTGTCAACAACAAGGTTGGCTTCAAGCAAGAGGTCGCCAACGGACAGACTCCACGCATGTCCTCGCGACCATTCGAGCAGTGACTCGACTTGAATGTGCTGGAGAAACGTTGCGGGCGGCGTTGAATGCACTGGCAGTTGTTGCCCCTGCTTGGTTACAAGCTCAAAGTCAGCCAGAATGGATCGAACGTTATAGTGAGCGCATGGAAGACTATCACTTACCCGTCTCAAAAGCGGGACGAGAGCAGCAAGCACAGGTGTATGGCGAAGATGGCAAACGACTGCTCGATGCCATCTTCGAGGGCAACAGTCCAAATTGGTTACGTCAGGTTCCTGCGGTCGAAACACTTCGACGAGTTTGGGTGCAGCAATACTATGTATGCGACAACACGATTCATTGGCGAACAGAGCAGGGGATTCCACCCGCCACCGTGATGATTAGTTCACCCTACGATTTGGACGCTCATTATTCAAAAAAGCACACAACCTCATCTCGACTTTATCCATTTTTGCAAAATGCGATTCTCCGAAGGAGCATTATGAAAGCAAGCGATCATAAAACAAGACGAGTTTAAGCCAGAATCCATAACATAAAAATAAAGCTTTACGGGGTCAAGTTGACTTCTGCAAT from Chlorogloeopsis sp. ULAP01 includes the following:
- a CDS encoding AraC family transcriptional regulator is translated as MNVARTSEKSGRALMNDLQTLREADRAQANREELTERIAQAIRQDGAIEPLKGLHFNRSSSPSECFHNVSIPAFCVIAQGSKEVLLGSDRYQYDPMHYLLGTVELPIASRILEATQEKPYLGLRLDLDPTLVGSVMVEAGYPSAQRGASVKAINVSPLNADLLDAVVRLVRLLDSPAEAHVLAPLIKQEIIYRLLMGEQGARLRQIAVLGGYTHYIARAVDRLRKDFNQPIKIEDIARELGMSVSGFHHHFKSVTAMSPLQFQKQLRLQEARRLMLGENLDATSAAYRVGYDDASHFNREYKRLFGAPPMRDVERLREAVSETASSIQSPQDTRHLARNH
- a CDS encoding alcohol dehydrogenase catalytic domain-containing protein; protein product: MRLFRLSCDRVLAPFAFSDATCEFCHKGIHTACVHGGFWGTINDGELLSAFEGKKRSRR
- a CDS encoding ParM/StbA family protein, which produces MPKIKEKIDVKKIVITIDMGASKTKAIVQEYPEGKPVVLLLDSEIADVAKASVESVQPEGSPESRAWVGIGDEYFALGELARRRFGGISQLRELKYELAIPKICGAFWLAKEKLNLGNDVAAYLSVLLPPGEVQDKEQLQIRLKDVFRGFETPAGKMRVKMLRYDAASEGSGIFFHRRRTLGDRVPVSMYVMLGYRNASIFTFRSGSIGAGITSNFGMSWLVNNLISKTSGLSPDNSNIIEVLIEAGASCDPQVMQKLSRKRKVDEIQLDGESMSKALLLARDEYWRAIARWLRSKMDEDIEELVFCGGTADYIRPEIDAYFQKEGMKVSWHANIFIPDEISSGMGNRMADVWAFHQHMIIQFDKLTGYIRSEVVPINKSVEGNTNNAGEEVKRKYNFTPCERPSTFIAVNENV
- a CDS encoding SDR family oxidoreductase; the protein is MLPTVEQSVELLNKTRNKMIKDKVVIITGASSGIGEASAKLLASKGAKVVLGARREQQLRPLVDEIQKAGGQAVYQVMDVVNSSDNAAIVKLAKETFGGVDVIFLNAGIMPNSPLSALKTDEWNQTVDVNIKGVLNGIAAVLPTFISQKSGHVIATSSVAGLKAYPGGAVYGGTKWFVRDFMEVLRMESAQEGTNIRTATIYPAAINTELLDRITDQDVVEKMTQLYEQYGISPDRVANVVAFVIDQPEDTNVNEFTIGPTTQPW
- a CDS encoding AraC family ligand binding domain-containing protein; protein product: MAHPSLGANPYVTVGVGWVQQWGGQIQEIRPGDVIWIPPGVKH
- a CDS encoding aldo/keto reductase; the protein is MQYKHIGRTGLLVSRLALGTMNFGMVTDESTSFEIMDEALETGINFIDTADVYGGPQSPDMEQGYGISEEIIGRWLAQSGRRERIVLATKVYQPMGTGSNDRHLSAYHIRKACEDSLRRLQTDHIDLYQMHHIDRHTPWEEIWQAMELLVQQGKVIYVGSSNFAGWDIATAQCAAKGRHFMGLVSEQSLYNLNARTIELEVIPACRHYGLGVIPWSPLGGGLLGGVLNAVEGRRADSRMQQQIKQHLEQLKSYEALCQELGESPADVALAWLLHNPAVTAPIIGPRTVEQITGSLRVLEISLSDETLRRLDEIWPGPGGEAPKAYAW
- a CDS encoding cyclophilin-like fold protein — translated: MKINIKAGNEVVTATLIDSKTTQDFISLLPLTLTLEDYARNEKISYLSKKLSTEDAPPGSDPAVGDIAYYAPWGNLAMFYRDFGYSNGLVILGKIDGAIDAFNVPGSVKVTIELQSQ
- a CDS encoding alpha/beta hydrolase, yielding MKHSVLIPTLLISAICTTAAFALDKTQISRQRSQAPVQQSAVVKGADNFYKSDKVTMQKITFKNQYNMKVAGNLFIPKTLNQNAKNPAIIVGHPMGAVKEQSANLYAQKLADQGFVTLSLDLSF
- a CDS encoding alpha/beta hydrolase translates to MYAEDFSAAVDFLSTQSFVDRNRIGVLGICGSGSFVISAAKIDPRLKAIATVSMYDMGAANRNGLRHSTTLEQRKKVIAEAAEQRYAEFTGGEIKYTSGTVHELNENSTAIEREFYDFYRTPRGEYTPKGSSPKVTTHPTLTSNVKFMNFYPFNDIETISPRPMLFITGDNAHSREFSEDAYKRAAEPKELHIVPNAGHVDLYDRVNLIPWDKLASFFNQHLSW